GGACAGCCTTTTTCTATTTGATCGATCTAATGGTCGTTAGAAGATCGCGATATTCAAAACCGCTTCGAGAATATTCCCAAGCAGTGAGTACCTGCCGTTCGAATAGTTTCCGTACTGATTCCGGCCATTATAGCCATCCTCATAACCGCGTCGGAATCCTTCGCGGAAGTAGTAGTTGTATTCGTCATAGCCGATCGCATAGCTGTCATAGCCGATAGCGGCATCCTGGTACCCGTACGACTGGTTATAGCCGCCGTTCCAATTATCCTGACGGTCAGCCTGTCCGGCGTAGAAGCCTTCTTCGTAGCCGTTCTGCATCGCCTGCTGCAGCATCTGGGCACCGTATTGGCTAGTGTAGTAATACTGGCCGCCGCGGTTGTAGCGATAATTGTTGTAGTAATTATCGTAATACTGAGCCTGCTGCAAACGCTGCTGGTCGCGTCTCAGGCGTTCCCAGTAACGCTGCTGATATTGCAGATACGAACGGCGTCGCTGCTGTTCGAGATAACGCTGGCGGTCACGCTGAATGTTCTGAGAATTATTCCAACGCTGGTTGTACTGATTCAGACGCTGCTTTCTTAGCTGTTCCTGCTGATCGCGATTGTACTCAGTGTATCTGCCGTTCTGTCGGCCGTTATTTCCATTATAACTTCCGTTGTTGCGGTCGTTATTCCGGTCATTCTGCCACGTCGGGTTCTGCTGCTGGCGTTTGCGTTCCTCAGCACGTTGGCGTTCGAGCTGGTTGTCACGATCCTGCTGTGAATTCCACTGCGGATTCCGCGAATTGTTGTTCACATTCGCCCGACGCTTGGCTTCCTCAGCCTGACGCTCCTGCATCTGACGCTGCTGGGCCTCACGATTTTGACGATCCGCGTTCTGCTGATTGCGATTTTGCTCATCGCGGCGGCGCTGTTCGTTTTGCTGATTCTGCTGATTTCGGTTCTGCTCATCACGGTGTCGCTGCTCATTCGCCTGATTTTGCTGATTCCGCATCTGCTCCTGACGCTGGGCTTCCATCCTCTGCCGCTGTTCCTGCTGACGACGTTGGTCGTCGCCATTGTCACGTTGCGGCGGCTGTCGCTGGGGTTGGGGCCGCTGCTCAGGCTGGCGAGCCTTCTCCTCCGAACGCGGCTGCTGCCGTTCGGCCTTTTGCTGATCGGGCTGTTCTTTTCCGCGATTACGCTGAGCACTCGCATCGATGGCCAAAAGCCCGGTCACCGCACCAAGGCTGAGCATCGATATCGCTAGATTTTTCTTTAACTGTTGCTTCATATAACTTCTCCCTGTTTTAACCGGGCGAAATAATTCCGTCCTGCTGATGTATATGGCAATAGCCGTACCAAATGAAAAAAGCCCCATTTTATGGAGCTTTTAACGGATCGTTATATTTTACAAACACTAAATGGTCAGCAAACTCAACCATTTCGGTTGGGCGGCTCAACCTTTCACAAATTCATATTCCACACGCACATTCAACGCTCCCGCACCGACCTCCGGCTTGATCTTCTGGGCCTTCATCCGAAGCGTTCCAGAGCTCTGAACCGGCACACCAAACGAAACTTTATCGAGGCTCATGATCTCGATCGGATTAAGCTTTTTGTCGATCGAGCCCTGGATCAACTTCGCGATAACCGAACCGCCAATGCCGCCAGTGCCATTGAGATTCACGTTATAAACACGAACGCGGCCGACAAGCTTTTGCGTATTCTGATCAAATTCCAGATCCAGATTCGCCTCGGCCCAACCCGCAAACTCAACACACCCGATCAGAGGCGGAGCATAATTCCCTGAAAACGCAAGCGGTACATAGATCTTGCCATCACGGAATTTTACAGCGGTACGTACACCCTTCATCTCTCGAAGAAGCTTCACCGATTCGTTGCAGTAAGGATTTTCACCGCTTAGCCGTAGGGAGCCGGAGTCGGCAGGCCAAAACGAGCTTCCCCACCCAAATCCACTCTGCGTCTCCGCTCCTCCGCGGTAAACATCCGTCGAAGCCATCGAAAACTCCGGCGGATCAAAATTCTGAAACACCGAATCCAAAAGCGAATCAAAAAACGCCTCATTCAGACTGATAGTAACCTCAGCCCGCTGAGCACTAGCCGCCGATATTAACAAAAAAACCGCCAAACCGGCGGCAAAGGCTCGTTTGTACATCATATTTTGCTCTCAGTGATTACCATTTTTGAATCGTAAACTATGTCTCAGATGTAGCATCACGGCTCCGTGTTGTTTCCTTTTGTTTACAGCCCACTCCTCACCACATCATGCAATCTAAGCAATCCGACGCAGATCCCATGACCATCCACGACGGGCAAGACCGAGATCTGCGAAGGGCGGTCTTCCATTATTCTAAGTGCTTCGAAAGCAAGCATTTCCGGCGAGCCTGCGATCGGGGAATGCGTCATCATATCTTCGGCTGTCAGCGACGAAAAGTTGTCGGGTGAGGTGCGTTCGATCGTTCGGCGCAGATCGCCGTCGGTGACGATGCCGAGCAATTCCCCATTTTCTTCGACTATATTCACGGCTCCAAGTGCGTGGGTTGAAATGGCTTTGACGACCTCAAGCCAGCCTGAGTTAGGCGAAATGTTTGGGCTAGGATGCATTAAGTCGGAGACTTTTAACGTCAAGCGTTTGCCGAGACGTCCCGCGGGATGATTTGCCGCAAAATCTTCCTGCGTAAGGCCTTTTGATTCCATCAGAGCCATTGCAACCGCATCGCCGATCGCGAGAGCGACGGTTGTCGAGGCCGTCGGTGCGAGGTTCAGCGGACACGCTTCTTTATCGACCGAGCCATCTAGAACAACATCAGACCCGCGTGCAAGCGTGGAATTTACATTCCCGACGATCGAAATGATAGACGAACCACGCTGTCGCAGCGAAGGCAGGATCGCGAGGACCTCATCCGTCTCGCCCGAATTGCTCAGGGCGATCACTACATCGTCACCCGTGACAACGCCAAGTCCGCCGTGCAGAGCATCCGAGGGATGAACATAGATCGCCATCATTCCCGTGCTGGTCATCGTCTGCGCGATCTTTTGCGCGATCACGCCGGATTTGCCAACGCCGACGACGACGGCCTTGCCCTGACACGCCAGCAATATTTCAAGAGCTTTTTCGACACTCGCTCGGTCGAGATTTGCCGAGGCATTGCTGATCGCATCGGCCTCGATTCTCAGGATCTCAACAACCTTTTCGTACGTGTTTATCACTAGTTTATTGCCGGTGGAACTGGCTTGAAGATGTCTAAAACGATACGCCAACGGCCGTTTATCAGCTTCCAGATCTGCATCACGTTCCCGCGTTCGATGGCCTTTCCGTCCACCATTTTTGTGTAAGTATTTGTATTATACGCAAGGTCTGCCGAGCCGAAGAACGAACTCCGTTTCGGCATCACAAACGTCGCCTTTTCGCTTTTCAACGTCGAGACCAACGCCTTTTTCCCGACGATGGGAGCCATATCTTCGCGAAATGCCCGAACGTCATATACGGCATACATTTCGTACGCTTTGCCGATGCCTTTCTCAGCCATGGCGGTGAAAAAGCCGTTAGCATTGTCCCCGGCCGAGCTGTTCTTTTCGTTCAGATCTTTTTGCTTATTCGCAGCGGTTACCCAATCGCTCGAATATTGTTCCGGCTTTTTGTGTCCGACACCGATATCGATGACAAACTTGTATTCCCCATCCGGCTGTCGCAGCCAAACGGTGATGAATTCGCCAAAAGCTCCCGGTTCATCGCCCTTGCCCTTCGCCCGAAATTCCCAGTTCCCAGTCGTGTAGCCGAGAATCCCGTTTGCCGAAATATCGGCATAATTTGGAGCCCAGCTTAGCAATCCGTTACCAGGCCCGCGACTGTTCCAATGCTCTTTCGCGTTTACCTTTTCAGGCAAAAATAGCAGAGCATCGCTTGCAGAGAACTCCAAAAACGCCGCTTTCGTGCCGTTTTCCTCAGCAAATTTGGCAAAAGCGTGTTCCGTATCCACGATCTTTTGCACATCCGCCTGGGCAGATGCTGCGAAGATAGAAATGAGAACAATAAAGATGCCGACGATAACTTTCATCGAAGCAATATTACCACACGAGCTTCGGTCGTTTAGAAGACAGTCTGCTCGAAACTGGCGGAGCATACTTTCAGGCGGGACGGTGTAAAATATCGATATGAAAAAAGGCAGCCTGATCTCGCTGACACCGCGAGGCTTGTATTGTGAAAAAGGCGATTTCTACGTCGATCCGTGGTTGCCGGTCGACCGTGCAGTCGTCACGCACGCACACGCGGATCATGCATATCGCGGCAGCAAGAACTACCTCGTCGCCGCCGAAGGCGAGTCCCTAGCCCGCATTCGCCTCGATCCGGAATCAACGATCACAGGGCAGAAATACGGCGAAATCAGTGATATCAACGGCGTAAATGTCTCATTTCACCCCGCCGGGCACATCCTCGGCTCAGCTCAGGTGCGGGTGGAATACAAGGGTGAGGTATGGGTCGTTTCGGGCGATTATAAGCTGACGCCGGATGCGACGTGTGCACCGTTCGAGCCTGTTAAGTGCAACTATTTCATCACCGAAGCCACATTCGGCCTGCCGATCTACCGCTGGCCTTCGCCCAGGAAAGTATTCGCCGAGATCGATGAATGGTGGCTGCGAAATCGCGAGAACGGGAAAGCATCGGTCGTCTTTGCCTACTCGCTCGGCAAAGCCCAACGCATCCTGAACGGCGTGGATCGCTCGATCGGCCCGATCTTCACACACGGCTCCGTCGAACGCCTCACGCAAGCCTATCGCGAATCGGGCATCGATCTGCCCAACACGACCTACGTCGGCAATGTCACCGACAAAAAAGAATTTGCCGGTTCTCTGATCGTCGCCCCGCCGTCGGCACAAATGTCCACGTGGCTGAAACGCTTCGGCCCCCAATCGACCGGCTTTTCCTCCGGCTGGATGATGGTTCGCGGCGCGAGACGCCAACGAGCCGTCGACCGAGGCTTCGTACTCAGCGACCACGCCGACTGGCCCGAACTAATGACCGCGATCACATCAAGCGAAGCGGACACCGTCTACGTGACGCATGGATTTTCTGAAGAAGTTGTCCGCTGGCTCAACGAAACCGGAATGAATGCCGAGCCGCTGAAAACCAAGTTCGTCGGAGATGCGGCGGACGAGGGCGTTTTAACCGCAGATGAACCCGGATGAACACAGATAAGAAAATGATTAGGACAACTACGACAGATTTATCTTGGTTTTATCCGTGTTCATCTGCGTCCATCTGCGGTTAATTTTCTTCTGACTTCACACGATCATGAAACTTTTCACCGACCTCTACGTCGAACTCGACCAGACCAACAAGACCAATGAAAAGGTCGAGGCGATGAGGTTTTATTTTGAGCGCGCCTGTCCGCATGATGCCGCTTGGGCGTTGTATTTTCTGTCGGGTAGAAAGCCCCGGCAGATCGTGCCTTCTAAAAAATTGCGCGAATGGTCGCTTGAGCTGTCCGGCATT
This sequence is a window from Acidobacteriota bacterium. Protein-coding genes within it:
- a CDS encoding KpsF/GutQ family sugar-phosphate isomerase; this translates as MINTYEKVVEILRIEADAISNASANLDRASVEKALEILLACQGKAVVVGVGKSGVIAQKIAQTMTSTGMMAIYVHPSDALHGGLGVVTGDDVVIALSNSGETDEVLAILPSLRQRGSSIISIVGNVNSTLARGSDVVLDGSVDKEACPLNLAPTASTTVALAIGDAVAMALMESKGLTQEDFAANHPAGRLGKRLTLKVSDLMHPSPNISPNSGWLEVVKAISTHALGAVNIVEENGELLGIVTDGDLRRTIERTSPDNFSSLTAEDMMTHSPIAGSPEMLAFEALRIMEDRPSQISVLPVVDGHGICVGLLRLHDVVRSGL
- a CDS encoding ligase-associated DNA damage response exonuclease, which translates into the protein MKKGSLISLTPRGLYCEKGDFYVDPWLPVDRAVVTHAHADHAYRGSKNYLVAAEGESLARIRLDPESTITGQKYGEISDINGVNVSFHPAGHILGSAQVRVEYKGEVWVVSGDYKLTPDATCAPFEPVKCNYFITEATFGLPIYRWPSPRKVFAEIDEWWLRNRENGKASVVFAYSLGKAQRILNGVDRSIGPIFTHGSVERLTQAYRESGIDLPNTTYVGNVTDKKEFAGSLIVAPPSAQMSTWLKRFGPQSTGFSSGWMMVRGARRQRAVDRGFVLSDHADWPELMTAITSSEADTVYVTHGFSEEVVRWLNETGMNAEPLKTKFVGDAADEGVLTADEPG